GGACAATATTTCTAAGAATGGAGATCAGGAACCTGAGCACTGGCTAGAGAAGAGGCCATCTGCCATTTCTCCAAAGGCAGAAAGGAGCCTTTCCTCTGAATGCACAGAAGAGCTATCTGTATATAAATCAGTGAGCAAAGTATGTGGAAAGATGCCCTAGTTAATGTCTGCTGAGAGTCCAGGTTGCTGAGGAGGACCCAGTGAAACTCCTTTGGGTTGGAGTAGAAATACTATATAGACACTTACCTGGAGGAACAAATATCCTTtctggggacattttttttttcactcacaGAATATGCAGGATTGTTAAGGGGGGTCAATTTTCTACAAAGCTACTTACTACCTGTGAAATTTTTCATCTCAGGGTGCATCCTAAAGCCACTAATACCAAGTGTTCTGATCTGGTTTTGAAAAAGTCATTAAGCCTCATGCAATGAACAGAACATCAGTGCTGATGACCACTACCAACCTTGAAGAGGCTGACTGACAAGAAGATGCTAGCCCATTGACAAGGATCCAGTATTTAAGTGCTGGCACTAGAAGGGAGCCGAGAACACTGTGGATGGTGGGGCTCATGGCAGGTCCCAGGCTTAGATGACAGTTCCAAGACTGAAACAATTTACTTCTAAAATGTCTCTCAGAGAAGACTTCTGGGCCATTTCTTGCGGATCTGGATAAGATCCAAGAGAACAGAGAGTTACAGAATTTGGAAACAGGGATTTCAAAACTCAGATAATGCTCAAGTTGGAAATGCAGGCTTTGGACAGAAGGCTACTTTCTGGCCTTGAGTAAAAAACCTCTTGTGACTATTTTATATACACAACAACTTTCTAGAAATAATTATCACTCCTCCTTAGAGCTCCAGGACAGAAGATAAAGAAAGTCCTTTCCTTCCAAGCTCAGCAACTTGAGGGTATCTTCTTGTTCAATTAAAGAACATGGTAGGTTTAATACACCTTTGCTAGATTTGATCCTTCTGAGATGTCACATATACCTAACAATTGCTACAGCTTGGTATCCTATGACAGCTAGGACAGAGAATGAATTTCTAGCTACAGTTTCACTGTAGCATACGGACCACCTGGCCTTGACCATAGGCCAAATAATGGAATAAATATCAGAAAGATTTTTCAAAGTTGAGGAGTAAATTATGCCATGTGGAAGTGAAGTTTAAAATAAGACTAGGCATCAGAAAAATGGATTTGATCTATTTAAATCTTAGAAATAAATATCACCTTACCACACAAAATAATAAGTggatgttatatgtcaattatacctcaataaaaaaggaaacactaTGAGGTAATGGATATGCTACACTAAAAAACAATATTCagctgagtaaatttgaagatctaactGGCTTTATTAAGTGATTTATAAATAGGACATCCCATCTAGCAGCTAGAAGGATGCTCAGAGGAGATttacaaaatggaaggtttttataaGCAGGAAGGTCTGGTAGGAGTTATtatcaaaaagaagaagaagaaggaggaggaggaggaggagaaaaagaaagaaagaaaattatttttgagaacaGAATCCACATATTAATGTCTGCATACCCAGAGGTCAATACAGTATATTGTAAATGgtgtgaattaaatattttatttaggtaaATAATTTAATGACATGACACTCAAATTTCTTTAAATACAATATTTCAGATTATTACATTTTTGTCTGGAATACAGATCCAAAATGGTAAAAATTGTACCCAAATACTGGACCATGATTTCAGCAGAAGCTTTACAGATAGCAAAAGCTAAAGGAAACTGGAGATTGTACACAAGATTAACGTTCTGCTGACAGTGATACATACACATTGTGTGGACTATTATTAAGACTGGTAGTGCTCTGACATGTGGgccagttggttggacattgtcctgcaaagtgaaacaTCACTGGTTCAGTTCAAGgctggggcacatgcttgggttgtgagccaggttcccagttggtgcctgtgcaagaggcaacctctcacacattaatgtttgtctccctatctccttcccttcccctccctctaaaaataaatacatgaaatcttttttttaaaagaaaagaaaaagaactacaaagtattttttaaaaaagactaataGCCTGTTTGCTTTTAGCTTTACAGGCTGCTTAAGACTTTTAATTGAAGACTCTGCTGGCCTCAGAGCAGCAAGGGATGATGGGGCTTATTTTAGTGGTGGCAGTTTGTGGGATCAGATGAACTacgtttttttttgtttgtgcgtatgtacatacatatggtatagtttaataaaattgtttttcttacatCTCATTGCTTTATAAAGTCACACTCCACATACagttattattaaattttactgaTGGTCAGTACAAAATTTAAAGGATTCCAATACTGTATAACCATAACCTCAAGGTACACTTCAGGATGGTTTAGCCTTACCATTCCTCACTGTGGAGCATAAGCACTAAATTCTGTCTAGTTCTGCCTGAGAGGAGAGGACTTCACCCATGAATATTGTGACTTGAACACCGAATAGGGAATAAAAGCTTTTCTCTGTTCCCTGGAAGGGTTTATGGCTGTGGAAATAATCCAAAGTGGATCAACAACTCCCTGGAGAACACCCTGGAATCCTACCCAGACCAGGACTCTGAAACTAAAAGCAAAGAACTGTTGTTAGCTACAAGGGTCTTCATCAAAGTATAACAGCACAGAACCTTCCCCTCAACCCCTTCCTCAACCTAAAGCCCCACAGAGGGGAAGCTTTTTGGGAGAGAAGTGTGGAATATGACCCCACTTTGAAAGTGGATAGCAGTATTTTAAGAGCATCTCAGAAAAATCCAGGATGCCAACTCTGAAACTCAAGAATATGGAAGACACAGCCATGTTTCTCTTCTTAAAAATCTAGATGGGTATTTTGGTTTTCAATTACcacacaaaaactttttaaaaacttttaaaaaactttaattgCTTAGCACAGAGCACAGTTTTAAATAGAAACTACATCTTCAATAAGTTAAGCAATCATTAACCATCTTCATGAAACATAGCTAACTCGGTTCTTTTGGTGACACGAAATTAAACAGATCCAAACTGTGTTTCACTAACACCTAACCAACCAAACTGTATCTATGTACAGGTTTATACAAAAGCTGTCATAACCTTATTTAGCCTTTCAGATTAGGTAGATAGGGCCACCTGCTCACTCTGCATATCCTACAAAACACAAAAGCAGCAACTTTTCTATTTCAGTACAGTGATGGGCAGAAAttgtacatgaaaaataaatgttcttccATAAAGTTTAAGATTTAGGGTAGAAGACAACAAAATTCccatgaagtaaaaaaataattctacatTAGTCGAGTACTCCATGAAACCTTGAGATAAACTATAGTCCTCAAAGATGTGTATTTGGAAGCATGCTTCAGTATGCTTCGAACTGGCTCATCATCGTTCTCCTGCTGTATTCATAAGCCAAAACCAGTGACCCATTGGCAGGGAACGCTCGAATCAGAGTAGCTGACAGTCCAGAATATAAGGCTGCTATCCCCTCACTTTCCACAACACTTAAAAAAGTTCCAATAAATCCTGCCTGTTTTCCAGACATGGAAAGAACCTGAATTCTGGATTTGATACAATCCACTGGGAATATGACAAGCCAAAGGCAAATCCCAGCCATTCCACCACTTAACATCAAAGGGACAGGACCGAGTTCATCTTTTGATCTCCCTGAGGCAAAAAACGATCGGCTCAGTTCATAGCCACCGAAGAAGAAGAAATAGCCTGGTACTTCTTGAAGGAGAGTGCCGGTGAGTCCGTGGTAGAAGCCCCAGGGGCCATCCTTCCTAAGGATGCCCTTCACCACGGACCAAACTGTGTAGCGGCTTTTGGCTACCTTCCCTGACACTTCCATTTCGTACATGGTCTGTAGTCGGCACTTCACAAGCTCGGTGGGACACAGGGCCAGCGCAGCGAACGCCGACGCCATGGAGCCGGCGGTTGCAGTCTGCAGATCACTCAGCTTTGCGTGCTTGTCCAGCCCCACCACTTTCCTCACAAACTGTTGGCAGAAGCCGTAGCACATGAAGAGGACGGAGTTCTCGGCGACGTAGGCGATCAGCGCCGGGCCGGTCCCCTTGTAGAAGCCGCGCAGGCCTACTTGGGAGTACGTCTTCAGGCAGCAGTCGGCGAAGCCCTTGTACAGGCCCGGGAAGGTCTGCATCTTCACTTTCATTGTGTCGAAGGGCTGCCCGGTCAGGACGCACACGGTGCCGCCGCAGGCCCCCGCCGTGAGGTCGATGGCCGCTTGGATGACGGGGTTGGACCTCATGTTCTCCCACTCACCCGCTGTCCTCCCGGAAGGCGACTCTCTGGAGCTGCCGCGGGCGTCTCTGGCCCCGCCGCCTACTCTTACCTGACGCTCCGCTGCAGGAAAAGCCGCTTaaccccaggccaggccccaggcacCTCCCGCTGTCCTGAAGTAACTCCCGGCCCACGGTCTCCCGCGGTCTCCCGCGAGCGAGCTCTCCCCCACGCCCTGTGGGCCGGCCTGTGGGGCCACGGTTCCGGAGCCTCCGCGCCAGGCACGAGGAATGAATATGTAAACCTTTAATGAGCACAGCAACTGAAAGCTAACGAATGAATATGTAAACCTTTAATGAGCACAGCAACTGAAAGCTAACGATTCGTTTTTGCAGGGACCCAAAGACTCTTGGTGCTGCTCTCgcagaggcagaggtggaggCGGAGTGATATGTTCCTGTTGAGCcagacccccacctccccaagtGTCCCCGAGAGAGACAAAGTGGGAGCTGCTACCAGTTGTTGGAGCCTGGAGCCAAGAGCCAATCTACCCAAAGAGAGGTTTAAATAGGGAAGACAAACCAttgggggacggggtggggggtgcggttACATAACAATCAGCGGCTGCTTTGGACTAGAAAGCCCTTCATCGCCTCTGGGACGAGAACGGAGGCTCAAGAGAGGGACGAGCTCCGCAGGGCCTCTCAAGGTCTGGCTCCTGGGGTTGCTGGAGGGGCCTGAGCGCTACACTAGGCCTGCGGAGCTGGAGAAGGGCTGTTTTGTGGCCACATCGCCGCGGATCTGAGGCTAGAGCCCTGGATGCTGGTGGGACCGAGTCCTCATCATTTCTAGAGGTAGGATGTGGCATTTTACTGGGCTTGGAAAAGAGAGTTATATATTGCTAAGAAACTTGGTAGGAAAAGGGCTGTGTGGTTCCAGCTGTCTGTGCTTGCTAAGTTTGAGGTTTCTTAAGCCATAGTTTTGCGCAACAGCGGCATTAAGTCTGGGATATATATGACTGCACTAGCTTCCAAGGTAAGGTGAGGTTTGGGACATTAGTGAGGGTAACGCTTTTAGGACACACTTTTTCTTCCTAGAGGCTCACATTCCAAAGCCTAATTGGGATTTTACTATGGGGGTTAAAAACAAAAtgggggaaagggcagaaagtatactgaaatgattttcttttccatcttgAAGGCTTTCCTCATCTGATTATCTTTGGCTGTCAACATTTAAAAGTGAGGCACTGAAAAGTAGATTCTGCGTTGGTAGAACTTAACAGACTATATTATCATAAATAATGTGAGCTGGCTTCGTCTTGGAGAATGCCTACATATATTTGGCTGTATTTTCTCAGGAACCACATGGTTTCTTCAGAGAATAATCTTCCGattgacagtgtgtgtgtgtgtgtgtgtgtgtgtgtgtgtgtgtgttgggcaggagagggagaaggggtaTCTTTTGGATACTGATTTAATAAGACCAAGATGGGGGAAGACGGGTGACATTCCTGCAGTAAAGGATATAGATTTTAACATAATTCCCTTGTTTGATGCTATACACCCCAACCTTCATCTGtgcctttctctgactttgaGTCTTTGCTTCAATTTACCTAGAAAATAAACtttccaaaatataataaaatgaaaagaaacattcCATCTGTGGGTAGGGAAGGGAGTCACCTAGAATGCTAGGGTGGGGTAGGGATCTTGGATATCCAACCGTTCTGAACACAAACTTTAATGAATCCCGTTTCCAGCCCCACACCATTTCCCTTCCTTGGAAACATGCCTGCAAAAAATCTCACAGGTTCTATGTCATGTGGGTTTGTTCTTGGTATACCCCCTTGCAGACATTTCACATGTAACTTTCTGATTTCTGAATTATCATTTATCTGCTTTGACCTTCTGAAAATGGCTTGACATCTATTACTTAATGTTGTCTCATCTCTTCTTCTCTTAACCTTGGGGGTTACTGTTATTTTGGCAGGCTTTTTGATAGAGAAAAGATATATGAAAACAATCTTCCATTTTAAACTAGAAAAAGATCTTTAAATCCTCCATGTCGTATTTGAAGGAAGCTTTAATGTTTTGGTAGACCTTCAGGGAAGATAGGGAGAAAAAggtgtattttaatatttattgtggaGTCCTTATTGAGTTATCTAGAAATGCACTCAATGTTTTAATAATGACCACCGATTTTCAATTAATTATATCTGATTCACTGTTTTCCAAAAGCATACTGAGTTTTTATAAACACAAGAAATGCAGGATTACTGCAATAAATCACTGGCTGCTTTTGCAGTAAGTTCGTATGTGTTTTGGAGAAAACAGATTGGTAAAGGCCAGGGATCACAAGAACATTAATAGGGAAATAGTGTATATCTTCATTGAATAGTAAGATATAGCTGCATAAATAGTAAGTTTCACTAAACAGCTGGACTTGGAGAGAACAGAGCCCAGCATATATTAAACAATGCCCAATATGGGAGATAAAATTAATACCTATATTGTGAAAAAAGCAGATCTACACATGATAAGAAAGGatactcataatgttttaagatttttatttctttttagagagtgggaaagggaaggagaaaagagaaggagagaagcatcactcTGTAGTTGCCTCTAAGGCACCCCTCTGGGGAtccggcctacaacccaggaatgtgccctgactggttcacaagccagcactcaattcactgagccacaccagccagagctcatgtttttttaaaaaattgatttgagaagtggggagaaagagagaggaagaaacattaattcgttgttccacttacttatgcatccattgattaattcttgtatgtgccctgactggggattgaacctgcaaccttagcatattgggatgatgctctaaccaacttggCTACCTGGCCAGAGTGCACAATGTATTTTTGAGAAAGTTACAGAATCATATCTCTAacaaactaatatttttattttgctttacagaactacatatatgtatacaattaATTGTATAACAAATAAAGATCTGGAATGACAcatatcaaaatgttaacagtttaCCCTAGAAAGTCTGTGTGAAAgggagttatttttttttgtaaaattgctgtattgtttcattttttttcagtgactctcttctgtaatattttaaaacactaattttaaagatttctttataACTTTTGCTCATGAACCCAGAAATACTGAAAACTGTAGCCCAACCACACCCACACTCATTAGCCAAGGAAGCTGTAGTAAAAGGTGGATCTTTTTTTATAACTCTGAATTTATTTGAAAGTAAATGGACCACAATCTTCTTCATTGAAGTCCTTCCctttttaagtttatataacaGGTAATTACTCTCCATTGTGgagtttttaatattaatacaaaGGCAAgccataaataaatcaaataaaaaataaagttacaataGTAAGTTGACTCAATTTATTTATGCTGCAGGTATATTATAAGCAAACTGTTTGATTACTGTAATTTACATTTTGATTACTTAATTTGAAATCAGTCGACCACGTTTTAAACAGCtgtttttttgtacatttttctacCATCTTGATAACTCTTTAATTCAACTAATTATTTAATTCTCTATTATGTTAAGACCTTAATTAAGTAGGCAATAATagtgtttttattgtttactatattccaggcactgttctaaatccCTTATCTATATCAACTCAGTAGTCAACAGCCAAAAACTCAACAGGCCTATGAGGTAGGCAGTATTATCACctccattttagaaatgagaaaattgaggcaaacAGATTATTACTTGTCTAAGATAACATAGTAAGTCATTGAGCTAGGATAGAGACCCATGCACTACATCTCTTGACCttgaaattttaatgtctttatgaTGTATTAAGTTCAGTGACTAATAAGCCAAAGTGCCTACTTAGTGAATTTATAGCAGAGTGGAGGATATGAGCAACAGGTAATTTACACTTTAGTGTGATAAATGCATAGCAGACCAGTTATCCCACTAGACTAATAGAGTTCAAAAGACTAGACACTAAATATTTAGTTCAGGACTTCATATAGTGTCTGGTATTACTCagcaaaataaatacttgttgaataaaagGGAAACACAGAGTATAGGCAAAGCCATAATAGAACTGCTTAACCTAAATGGAGCTTAAGAAAGACACTGGGACCAGTGATACTTAGGTTGAGACTGAGAGTTAAGTAGGACATGGCCAAATAAAGGGGAGAGTATTTTAGGTGAAGTGAACAGCTTGTTAAAGGTT
The genomic region above belongs to Phyllostomus discolor isolate MPI-MPIP mPhyDis1 chromosome 13, mPhyDis1.pri.v3, whole genome shotgun sequence and contains:
- the LOC114509806 gene encoding mitochondrial ornithine transporter 2-like — translated: MRSNPVIQAAIDLTAGACGGTVCVLTGQPFDTMKVKMQTFPGLYKGFADCCLKTYSQVGLRGFYKGTGPALIAYVAENSVLFMCYGFCQQFVRKVVGLDKHAKLSDLQTATAGSMASAFAALALCPTELVKCRLQTMYEMEVSGKVAKSRYTVWSVVKGILRKDGPWGFYHGLTGTLLQEVPGYFFFFGGYELSRSFFASGRSKDELGPVPLMLSGGMAGICLWLVIFPVDCIKSRIQVLSMSGKQAGFIGTFLSVVESEGIAALYSGLSATLIRAFPANGSLVLAYEYSRRTMMSQFEAY